The following DNA comes from Methylophilus sp. 5.
CAAACAGCGTTTTTTGACGTTTTTTTCGAAATAGTTATGTAGCAAGCCGCAAACTGACCCAGTAACGCGTGAAATACTCCACACGCACTTGTGGCAGAGCTGTTTGAATGGCCTCCAGGGCAATATCGGTATTATCTAGCGGAAAGGCGCCTGAAATACGCTGATCAGCCAGTTGTGGATCGCAGCGCAAAACACCGGGGCGGTAACGGTTCAACTCCGCGACCAACGCATCCAGCCGCCAATCGGTAATAACTAGCATACCGCGCACCCAGCTGGCCTCCTGCCCGGTCAACGCAGATAACGCACTGCCGCCTTGCACACTCAGCGTCATTTGCTGCCCAGCCTTGACTTGAAACCGCGGCTGCCCCGCAGTCGGTGTGACCTCTACGGCATGCTGCAAAACACCCAGCCAGGTTGATGCAACTTGCTGCCTGACAACAAATTGCGTCCCTAACGCACGCAAACTGGCTTGAGCAGTATGGACAATAAATGGTCGCTGATGCGTATCCTGATGACCGGTTTCAATATAAACCTCACCGCGAATGAGTTGCACCAGGCGCACATGGTCATCAAAAATAACATTCACCACACTGTCGGTATTCAGCACCAGGCGCGTGCCATCGGCCAGCCGCCATTCGCGCCGCTCACCGGTGGCAGTACTGTAATCGGCCAATATAGGCTGCCAAGGCTGCATGCGCCAGCCAACCCAGGCAACCGGTGCCGACAGCGTAAACACGCCCAGCCCTTTGAGTATGGCGCGACGTTTTGCTTGCATGGCGTCATGCCCGGCAAGCAATACCTGCTGCGTCATCTGCGCCGGGGTGGTGTGTATTTGTTGCTGTAATAGCTCTACGCGCGACCAGGCCCACTGTTGCTCCCAGCCTTGCGCTTTCCAATGCTGCCAGGCCTGTGTATCCTCGGCAGAGGCTTGCCCTGAGCAAAGTTGGCTATACCAGAGCGCGGCCTCGCGAATCACGCGCCTGGCTGTTTTTGGATCTGGCGTTGACGCTGTCATACCAGAGAAAACAACAGGCAATGCTCAATGGCACGTGCCATGTATTTTTTAATAGAACTGACGGAAAGATTCATTTGTACGGCAATCTCAGGGTAGGTCAACCCATCCAGCTGAGACAACAAAAAGACCTGTCGCGTTTTAGCGCCTAGCGCATCCAGCATGGCATCAATCTCGCACAATGTTTCAATCACCATGGTGCGCTCTTCAACAGAAATCTGTACGGCTTCCGGCATCGCGGACAGTGCCTCCAGATAAGCACGCTCCAAGGTGCTGCGCCTAAAATAATCCACCATGACACGCCGTGCCACGGTCGCGAGATAGACACGCGGCTCCACTATCTGGCTGGCATTACGCGCGGCAATCACACGAATAAACGTGTCGTGTGCCAGGTCAGCAGCGCTGTCACTGCAAATCAATTGACGTCTCAACCAGTTTTTTAACCAGTGGTGGTGGGTTGTGTAAAGGCGCTCAACCGATTGCTGCAATGCTAACTCGCTTGCTGACATACTCACTATATCGCTCAACAATTACAATTGATAATGATTCTCATTGTACCATGAGCATCAGATGCGAAATAGATAGAAACATTAGGTGCTACAGCTGAATAGATTGCCATGCTGCCGGCACTCATCACTGAGGCCAGCATCATGGGGGTTAGGCAATGACAGAGGCTGCGTTAAAAACTGCCGCGCAAGGTCATCATCACATTGCGTGGCTCACCAAAATAGGTTTGGCGTGACCACCCTTCCAGACGGGAGTAGTATTTTTTATCGAACAGATTATTGCCCGTCAGGCTGAGATCCCATTGCGGGTTGATACGGTAGCCTACTTGCGCAGAGGCGAGTGTGTAACTACCTTGTTCCCACTTATTGGTGCCATCAGAGGCATAGACCCCGCTGCTCATATCCAGTCCACCACCTAACGTCCATGCCTCAGAAATCCGGTATTTGTTCCACAGCTTGAAGCTGTGTTTAGGCGTAGAGGTTGCAAACACCAAGCCCTGCAAACCCGCATCTGCTTTCAGATATTTGGTATCGGTATACGCATACCCTGCAATCAATTCCCATTGGTCATTCAAGCGCCCACTAATTTCAGCCTCGGCCCCCTGGCTACGCACTTCACCTGCAGAGATTGAGTAGAGTGGATTTGCCGGATCGGTCATGGCGCGGTTTTCATCATCAATACGAAACAAGGCTGCATGCATATTGAGTCTGCCGCCTTGTAGCTCACCTTTAACACCCACCTCATATTGCTTGCCGGTGCGTGGTTTGAGCATTTTATTCGTTGCACTCAAACTGTATTGCTGTGGCTGGAAGATATCGCTATAGCTGCCATACAAGGCGTATGACTCATTCAAGTCGAACACCAACCCGGCATATGGTGTGAATTGGTGAGTGAAGCTACCACTGCCATCGGGATTCCCTTTGACTTCTGTTTTCCAGTTACTCAGGCGCCCGCCTAAAATCAGCCTGGTGTTTTCAAGCACTTGCAAGCGGGTTTGAGCATACAAGCCGCTTTGTCGTGTTTGATAAACGTCAGCGGGGTCATATATAAAATCAGGCTTGGCAATGGCATGCGTCGGGGTGAAAATATTTTGCGTCGCACCATATACCTGTGCATAAGCCGTGCTGGAATTAAATACGCGGGTATTAAATCCCACCAGCAAGTGGTGCTGCTTTTGCAAAAACTCAATCGGCTGGCTTAAATAAGCATCCAGCCCATAGTCGCTGGTTTTACCTTTGCTACCCAGCAAAATGCGGTCAAAATTGCCTGCGGCATCAATATACGAATCACCAAACGCACTGCTTTCCAGGCCATATTTACGGTCAATGGCACTTGCGCGCAACTTGAACTCACCGCCTTGCGCTAGATGGTGCTCGAGTTCAACAAAATACTGGTTGCTGTTTTCGTGTTTATTATCCCAGCCCGAGCCAATAAAGGTCGACCGGCGAATATCTGCAACCTGACCATTCGCATAAGTAGGCAAACCAAAGGTTGGCCGCGAGTCCATACTGGTAATAGTGGCGCCGACGGACAAGGTTGTTTGGGGAGCAAGGTCAACCTCAAGGGTACCGTACAGCAGTGGCTTGCGCATATAATCAGCATCAACGAATGAATGCTTGTCCTGATACATCGCCACCAAACGGCCGCGTACCTTGCCTTCGCTATCTAGGGCCCCTGTCACATCCAGCTCGCCACGGTAATTATCCCAAGAGCCTGCTTGCATGCGTGTTTTCACCATCACATCTGCCATGGCACGTTTTCTGACCAGGTTAACTGTGCCGCCTGGTTCGCCAGTCCCTTGCAACAAAGCAGCCGCACCTCGTAAAACCTCAATACGGTCATAAGTAGTGAGATCTTGCGAACTCGTCCCCCATGCCCCCTGGCTATCTTGTACCGGAATGCCATCAATTTGAATTGTATCCAAGCCATAACCACGCATCGAAATACCGGCAGTATTACTGCCATAGCTCACCACGGTGATGCCTGTGGTTTGTTGCATCGCTTCAGCAACCGTTGTCAGGTTCTGATCCTCGATACGCTGCCGTGTCACAATAGAGATAGATTGCGGGATGTCGCGTAAGCGCTGCTCCCCTTTACCGATGGTGACGACATTCGAGGTGTAAGCACCGGTATATTCAGTCGTAGCGGCTCTTTCCCTTTTTTGTTTGACCACGACTTCAGGCAGTTCATCTATCTGAGATGATAGGCTAGCGACCGGCAGCTTTTTGAGTGTATATCCACCATCTATCCCCAATATCGCTTGCAAACCGGCCGGGGCTAACAGGCTATCAAAGCCATGCTTAAGTGTGTAACTGCCCTTTAAACCCTGGCTGGTTTTGCCTGCAGTGAGCGCAGGGTCGAATGAGATCACCACCCCTGCCGTCTGGGCAAAACTATTCAGTACGTTGGTCAGCAATCCACCAGGAATATTGTAAGGCTGCTCACTCTCAGCCTGGCTGGCAGCCTCAGCATGCGCAGATAACGGGACCGTGATCACGGTGGCGGCTGACATCGCCAGTAGCAAATGCATGGCAATGGCCAGCGGTTTTTGTTTTAAATGATAGAACGGCATTGAAATAACTCTTCCCTTATGTGTTGTCTTTCAATCAATGACGCCCAACACACGGGGAGAGACAGTGAAATCTCAATATTTTTTATTTCTCAGGCTGAACCACGGTCAACCAAGGTGTATACGGTGTGATGGTCACCGGAGTGGTACGGGCCAGCATACCAAGCGTCTGCGTCGTGTTATCCAATGCAAATACGCCAGACACATAAATACCCTCAAGGGCACTCTCGTTAAAAGAAAGGTGCCCAGCATAATAGCGTTGTAATTCGTTCAGTAGCTGTGGCAATGGCATATGATCAGCCACCAGTTTGAAGTGGGTCCAGGCAGCTTCGGCCTGAGGATCAACCAGCGTTGTACGTGGTGTCATACCGGGTTGCAAGTGGGTCGACTCACTTGGAGAAAGCGTCACGCACGTGCGGGGTTGCACCGAACATGCCTCTACGCGCGACTCAATCACCATCACTTGTGTGACCTTGCGCTGGCGGCGGACAGTAAATTCTGTACCCAGGGCACGTGCTGTGCCTTCAGCCGTTTCTACAATGAATGGGCGTTGCTTATCTTTGGCCACCTGCAACAATATATTCCCTTGCAACAATTCAATATGACGCTGCCCGGCATTAAAGTGGATATTCACTGCCGTATGCGTATCCAGTGTCACCCGGCTATGATCAGCCAGTTCTAATGTGCGTTGCTCACCAATGCCGGTATGA
Coding sequences within:
- a CDS encoding FecR domain-containing protein, which codes for MTASTPDPKTARRVIREAALWYSQLCSGQASAEDTQAWQHWKAQGWEQQWAWSRVELLQQQIHTTPAQMTQQVLLAGHDAMQAKRRAILKGLGVFTLSAPVAWVGWRMQPWQPILADYSTATGERREWRLADGTRLVLNTDSVVNVIFDDHVRLVQLIRGEVYIETGHQDTHQRPFIVHTAQASLRALGTQFVVRQQVASTWLGVLQHAVEVTPTAGQPRFQVKAGQQMTLSVQGGSALSALTGQEASWVRGMLVITDWRLDALVAELNRYRPGVLRCDPQLADQRISGAFPLDNTDIALEAIQTALPQVRVEYFTRYWVSLRLAT
- a CDS encoding sigma-70 family RNA polymerase sigma factor; the protein is MSASELALQQSVERLYTTHHHWLKNWLRRQLICSDSAADLAHDTFIRVIAARNASQIVEPRVYLATVARRVMVDYFRRSTLERAYLEALSAMPEAVQISVEERTMVIETLCEIDAMLDALGAKTRQVFLLSQLDGLTYPEIAVQMNLSVSSIKKYMARAIEHCLLFSLV
- a CDS encoding TonB-dependent receptor — protein: MPFYHLKQKPLAIAMHLLLAMSAATVITVPLSAHAEAASQAESEQPYNIPGGLLTNVLNSFAQTAGVVISFDPALTAGKTSQGLKGSYTLKHGFDSLLAPAGLQAILGIDGGYTLKKLPVASLSSQIDELPEVVVKQKRERAATTEYTGAYTSNVVTIGKGEQRLRDIPQSISIVTRQRIEDQNLTTVAEAMQQTTGITVVSYGSNTAGISMRGYGLDTIQIDGIPVQDSQGAWGTSSQDLTTYDRIEVLRGAAALLQGTGEPGGTVNLVRKRAMADVMVKTRMQAGSWDNYRGELDVTGALDSEGKVRGRLVAMYQDKHSFVDADYMRKPLLYGTLEVDLAPQTTLSVGATITSMDSRPTFGLPTYANGQVADIRRSTFIGSGWDNKHENSNQYFVELEHHLAQGGEFKLRASAIDRKYGLESSAFGDSYIDAAGNFDRILLGSKGKTSDYGLDAYLSQPIEFLQKQHHLLVGFNTRVFNSSTAYAQVYGATQNIFTPTHAIAKPDFIYDPADVYQTRQSGLYAQTRLQVLENTRLILGGRLSNWKTEVKGNPDGSGSFTHQFTPYAGLVFDLNESYALYGSYSDIFQPQQYSLSATNKMLKPRTGKQYEVGVKGELQGGRLNMHAALFRIDDENRAMTDPANPLYSISAGEVRSQGAEAEISGRLNDQWELIAGYAYTDTKYLKADAGLQGLVFATSTPKHSFKLWNKYRISEAWTLGGGLDMSSGVYASDGTNKWEQGSYTLASAQVGYRINPQWDLSLTGNNLFDKKYYSRLEGWSRQTYFGEPRNVMMTLRGSF
- a CDS encoding FecR family protein; translation: MVRMYSAMQSATTSPYADIIVQAAEWHTQLQADDVSDLDRDGFAQWMAADARHATAYMQMQKLWAQFDEVQEAPAKHALQAVLKPARRKRVKAATTAFCLLGVMLLVAMGAHTLPVRVLLADYHTGIGEQRTLELADHSRVTLDTHTAVNIHFNAGQRHIELLQGNILLQVAKDKQRPFIVETAEGTARALGTEFTVRRQRKVTQVMVIESRVEACSVQPRTCVTLSPSESTHLQPGMTPRTTLVDPQAEAAWTHFKLVADHMPLPQLLNELQRYYAGHLSFNESALEGIYVSGVFALDNTTQTLGMLARTTPVTITPYTPWLTVVQPEK